A DNA window from Corvus hawaiiensis isolate bCorHaw1 chromosome 11, bCorHaw1.pri.cur, whole genome shotgun sequence contains the following coding sequences:
- the SPCS1 gene encoding signal peptidase complex subunit 1: MLSVFRSIPTQMDYKGQKLAEQIFQGIILVSAVIGFIYGYITEQFGWTVYIVMAGFALSCLLTLPPWPMYRRNPLKWLPVQESGTEEKKAADRKPKRHAKS; encoded by the exons ATGCTGAGCGTGTTCCGCTCCATCCCCACGCAGATG GACTACAAAGGCCAAAAATTAGCAGAACAGATTTTTCAAGGAATCATTCTTGTCTCTGCA GTAATTGGTTTCATCTATGGATACATCACTGAACAGTTTGGATGGACTGTCTACATAGTTATGGCCGGATTTGCTTTATCATGTTTG CTGACGCTCCCTCCGTGGCCCATGTACCGCCGCAATCCCCTCAAGTGGCTGCCTGTCCAGGAGTCGGGCACGGAAGAGAAGAAGGCAGCAGACAGGAAGCCAAAGAGACATGCTAAAAGCTAA